In one Sporolituus thermophilus DSM 23256 genomic region, the following are encoded:
- a CDS encoding DUF3084 domain-containing protein, whose protein sequence is MYGLTLIAVLAVMGGVIAYIGDKLGTKIGKKKLTIFGLRPKHTSILVTIVTGILIAATTLGILAVASRDVRTALFGMEALKAELASLSQEVSSKNLELETSRRELAAKTAEYTALSDKVKETAQQLALISRELDEVMAERDRTAAALSRVQTEYAQAKGDLSQAQQEIKTLQTTKQELDKRVAELSTAKTNLQQDVDRLNELTANLKKGIQYVREGVVVFRAGEEIATAIVKGGQSVEDTQQALGALVYRTNLAITGKLGIDNNLEVLWISRHDFDEAVSLIAATPEDVVVRITSVGNTIYGEPVIGRIDLYPNRLVYSQGTVVYSQVINAGQSAEQAEEAVLLFLRRVNAEAVKQGILPDPLQGTVGSMSGAQLFETVNKVKRYGGKVELTAVTKADIYTAGPLQIEIQVRSVL, encoded by the coding sequence ATGTACGGCCTGACCCTGATCGCCGTCCTGGCCGTAATGGGCGGTGTCATCGCCTATATCGGCGATAAACTGGGCACCAAAATAGGCAAGAAAAAACTCACCATCTTCGGCCTGCGGCCCAAGCACACGTCCATCCTGGTCACCATCGTCACCGGCATCCTCATTGCCGCGACCACGCTGGGCATTCTGGCCGTCGCGTCGCGGGACGTGCGCACCGCCCTGTTCGGTATGGAGGCGCTGAAGGCCGAACTGGCTTCTCTGTCCCAAGAAGTGTCTTCCAAAAACCTTGAGCTGGAGACCAGCCGCCGGGAGCTGGCGGCGAAAACGGCCGAATACACCGCTTTATCGGACAAGGTTAAAGAAACGGCCCAGCAGCTCGCCCTAATCAGCCGCGAACTTGATGAAGTCATGGCCGAGCGCGACCGCACCGCGGCCGCCCTCAGCCGGGTGCAGACCGAATATGCCCAGGCGAAAGGCGACCTGAGCCAGGCGCAGCAGGAGATCAAAACCCTTCAGACGACCAAACAGGAACTGGATAAGCGCGTCGCCGAGCTCAGCACGGCCAAAACCAATCTGCAGCAAGACGTAGACCGCCTGAACGAACTGACGGCCAACCTGAAGAAAGGCATCCAGTATGTCCGCGAAGGGGTCGTCGTCTTCCGGGCCGGTGAAGAAATCGCCACCGCCATCGTGAAAGGCGGCCAATCGGTAGAGGATACGCAGCAGGCCCTTGGGGCGCTTGTTTACCGCACCAATCTGGCCATAACCGGCAAGCTGGGCATTGACAATAATTTGGAAGTGCTGTGGATTTCCCGCCATGACTTTGACGAAGCCGTTTCCCTCATTGCCGCGACGCCGGAAGACGTCGTTGTCCGCATTACTTCGGTGGGCAACACCATCTACGGCGAGCCGGTCATCGGCCGCATCGACCTTTATCCTAACCGGCTGGTATACAGCCAGGGAACGGTGGTTTATTCCCAGGTGATCAATGCCGGCCAGAGCGCCGAACAGGCCGAAGAAGCCGTGCTGCTCTTTCTGCGCCGGGTCAATGCCGAGGCCGTCAAGCAGGGCATCCTGCCCGACCCGCTCCAGGGCACGGTGGGCAGCATGAGCGGCGCCCAACTCTTTGAGACGGTGAATAAAGTCAAACGCTATGGCGGCAAAGTCGAACTCACCGCCGTCACCAAAGCCGACATCTACACCGCCGGACCGCTGCAGATCGAGATCCAGGTGCGGAGCGTATTATAG
- the rfaE2 gene encoding D-glycero-beta-D-manno-heptose 1-phosphate adenylyltransferase, with protein MKIVSREQLIDIVTKLKAAGKTVVFTNGCFDVLHVGHVRYLAAARALGDCLIVGLNSDDSVRGLKGPTRPVNAECDRAEVLAALAAVDYVVIFPERTAESLVATLRPDIYVKGGDYRVEDLPEAKVAAAYGGKTVLIPEVPGRSSTKIIEKIKNNR; from the coding sequence ATGAAAATCGTCAGTAGAGAGCAATTAATAGATATAGTAACTAAATTAAAAGCCGCTGGTAAAACGGTCGTGTTTACCAACGGCTGTTTTGACGTCCTGCATGTAGGGCATGTGCGGTATTTGGCCGCCGCGCGGGCGCTAGGCGACTGCCTCATTGTCGGTCTTAACAGCGATGATTCGGTGCGCGGGCTCAAAGGGCCCACCCGCCCAGTCAACGCTGAGTGCGACCGGGCCGAAGTGCTGGCCGCTTTGGCCGCAGTTGACTATGTCGTCATTTTCCCCGAACGCACTGCGGAAAGCCTGGTAGCCACACTGCGCCCCGACATCTATGTCAAGGGCGGCGACTACCGGGTGGAAGATTTGCCAGAGGCCAAAGTAGCCGCCGCTTACGGGGGCAAAACCGTTCTCATCCCCGAAGTGCCAGGACGCTCGTCAACAAAAATTATAGAGAAAATAAAGAATAACCGCTAA
- a CDS encoding S-layer homology domain-containing protein: MKKTFVVTLAALFVLSIAGTAFAAANPFVDVPAKHWSYDAVAKLAKAGIVDGYGDGTFRGDKTMTRYEMAQIVAKAMAKSDKADAETKALVDKLAVEFAAELNNLGVRVAKLEKNQSSIKITGDARIRWVGNGSDYVKQDATWASDNGVWGERFRINMNAQVNENTSFYGRVIAMDHNEMGTTTKENLYISDAAFTTKNPFGLGVDATVGRFSQKFGQTGYWMDSTGRIDGAKVSFGKVLKVTAGFANFDANTDMNDAAFVEATYPVSKAVTVSGMYVKETGNDNFDVYGGGVKAKLNKDFTFLGDYVVNTAQDGDPAMYVGRLAYKGADKNKPQSWGFHVEYRKFEPGVYAGETGAMIPVGTAVKTNDGKTVLGDLGVKGFAAQYSVTLAKNIVFDAIYAWDDKTVVGDVKKGDFSRLQINYFF, translated from the coding sequence ATGAAAAAGACTTTCGTAGTCACTCTGGCAGCCCTGTTTGTACTCAGCATCGCTGGTACTGCCTTTGCTGCTGCTAACCCCTTCGTAGACGTTCCTGCGAAACACTGGTCCTATGATGCAGTAGCTAAGTTGGCCAAGGCTGGTATCGTTGACGGCTACGGCGACGGCACCTTCCGCGGCGATAAGACCATGACCCGTTATGAAATGGCGCAAATCGTCGCTAAGGCTATGGCTAAGTCCGACAAAGCCGATGCCGAAACCAAAGCTCTCGTTGACAAACTCGCTGTTGAGTTTGCCGCTGAGCTGAACAACCTCGGCGTCCGCGTTGCCAAGCTGGAGAAGAACCAATCCAGCATCAAGATCACTGGCGACGCCCGTATTCGTTGGGTAGGCAATGGTTCGGATTATGTGAAGCAAGATGCTACTTGGGCTAGCGACAATGGTGTATGGGGCGAGCGTTTCCGCATTAACATGAACGCCCAAGTTAACGAAAATACTTCGTTCTATGGCCGTGTAATCGCTATGGACCATAACGAAATGGGTACTACCACTAAAGAAAATCTGTATATATCTGATGCTGCCTTCACTACTAAGAACCCGTTCGGTCTTGGTGTAGACGCTACTGTTGGTCGCTTCAGCCAGAAGTTCGGTCAAACCGGCTACTGGATGGACTCCACCGGTCGTATTGACGGCGCCAAAGTTTCCTTTGGTAAAGTTCTGAAAGTAACTGCTGGCTTTGCTAACTTCGACGCTAACACCGATATGAACGATGCAGCCTTTGTGGAAGCTACTTACCCTGTAAGCAAGGCTGTAACCGTAAGCGGTATGTATGTCAAGGAAACTGGTAATGATAACTTTGACGTTTATGGCGGTGGCGTTAAAGCTAAACTGAATAAAGATTTTACCTTCCTCGGCGACTATGTTGTTAATACCGCCCAAGACGGTGACCCGGCAATGTATGTTGGCCGCCTGGCTTACAAAGGCGCTGACAAGAACAAACCGCAATCTTGGGGCTTCCATGTGGAGTACCGCAAGTTCGAGCCTGGCGTATATGCCGGTGAAACTGGTGCGATGATCCCTGTCGGTACTGCTGTTAAGACCAACGATGGGAAAACAGTTCTTGGCGACCTTGGTGTGAAAGGTTTCGCTGCTCAATACAGCGTAACTCTGGCCAAGAATATCGTATTTGACGCTATCTACGCTTGGGATGACAAGACTGTAGTTGGCGACGTTAAAAAAGGCGACTTCAGCCGTCTCCAAATTAACTACTTCTTCTAA
- a CDS encoding S-layer homology domain-containing protein → MKKRLLKVAVTTALTVAFAVPAFANPFSDVPAKHWAYDAVNKLAQAGIIDGYGDGTFRGDKTMTRYEMAQIVAKAMTKSLNADQKATVDALTKEFATELNNLGVKVAGLENKVNNMVKISGDARVRYFNYEDAKDYTDYRARVNFDGKISDNLKFNARLSSGNASIENGANTMILDTANVTFNALGLTNTVGRQDIKLGSGYLMDTQMNGITTQAGNLKLFVGNAKKDDYNRLYGAEYNTNLLGAKFTADYLKSVSTDEEFFGANTAFKLADGVTAAAEFYKNNDKDATATAYGLKFTKLGLSATYRDVEPGAFLKYSTHYTADAFTDNMVASGFKGMEYQYDKALDKNTTLTVKYQDFEKQDGTDLGTRTSATVNVKF, encoded by the coding sequence GTGAAGAAAAGACTTCTCAAAGTAGCAGTCACTACTGCGCTGACGGTCGCGTTCGCCGTACCTGCTTTCGCTAATCCGTTCAGCGATGTCCCGGCAAAACACTGGGCCTATGATGCTGTAAACAAACTCGCCCAAGCCGGCATCATCGACGGCTATGGCGACGGCACCTTCCGCGGCGATAAGACCATGACCCGTTATGAAATGGCGCAAATCGTGGCCAAAGCCATGACCAAGAGCTTAAACGCCGACCAAAAAGCTACCGTTGACGCCCTGACTAAAGAGTTCGCCACCGAGCTCAACAACCTCGGTGTGAAAGTCGCCGGCCTAGAAAACAAGGTTAACAACATGGTGAAAATCTCCGGTGACGCCCGCGTGCGCTACTTCAACTACGAAGACGCCAAAGACTACACCGACTACCGCGCCCGCGTGAATTTCGACGGCAAAATCAGCGACAACCTGAAATTCAATGCCCGCCTCTCCAGTGGCAATGCCAGCATTGAAAACGGCGCCAACACCATGATCCTGGACACTGCCAACGTGACCTTCAATGCGCTCGGCCTGACCAACACCGTAGGCCGCCAGGACATTAAACTCGGCAGCGGTTATCTGATGGATACCCAGATGAATGGTATTACTACACAAGCCGGTAACCTCAAGCTGTTCGTCGGTAACGCCAAGAAAGACGACTACAACCGTCTGTACGGCGCCGAATACAACACGAACCTCCTGGGCGCTAAATTTACTGCTGACTACCTCAAGAGCGTTTCTACCGACGAAGAATTCTTCGGCGCTAACACCGCTTTCAAACTGGCTGACGGCGTAACGGCTGCCGCCGAGTTCTACAAAAACAATGACAAAGACGCTACTGCGACCGCTTATGGCCTCAAGTTCACCAAACTCGGTCTGTCCGCTACCTACCGCGATGTTGAGCCGGGTGCCTTCCTGAAGTACTCCACCCATTACACCGCTGACGCATTTACCGACAACATGGTTGCCAGCGGTTTCAAAGGGATGGAATATCAATACGACAAAGCTCTGGACAAGAACACTACCCTTACCGTGAAGTACCAAGACTTCGAAAAACAAGACGGCACTGACCTCGGTACTCGCACCAGTGCTACGGTCAACGTCAAGTTCTAA
- a CDS encoding Holliday junction resolvase RuvX, with protein MADMVIAVDPGRDKCGIAAVSRDRGVLYKAVVPTAALAGKVAKLAHDYGAAAVVVGDRTTGSAAVKELSALIIDGRPLMIATVDEHRSTDEARRRYWQENPPRGLRRLIPTTMQVPPAPVDDYVAVILAERYFASSR; from the coding sequence ATGGCAGATATGGTAATAGCCGTTGACCCGGGGCGGGACAAATGCGGGATTGCGGCGGTAAGCCGCGACCGGGGCGTGCTGTATAAGGCGGTTGTTCCTACCGCGGCCCTGGCGGGGAAAGTGGCCAAACTCGCGCATGACTATGGAGCAGCTGCCGTCGTGGTGGGCGACCGCACGACTGGCAGCGCCGCGGTAAAGGAGCTCAGTGCGCTGATTATCGATGGCCGTCCGCTAATGATCGCGACCGTCGACGAACACCGCTCGACCGACGAAGCCCGCCGCCGCTACTGGCAGGAAAACCCGCCGCGGGGGCTCAGGCGCCTCATCCCGACCACCATGCAGGTCCCGCCGGCGCCGGTCGACGACTATGTGGCCGTCATCCTGGCCGAGCGCTATTTTGCCTCTTCCCGTTAA
- a CDS encoding glycosyltransferase family 9 protein, translating into MNNILIYRLNYLGDVIMATPIVRAVRQRYPNAKVTFATAAHLEPLLKFNPHLNDIVTTDVRGLKTLKGRLAWAAVLKRGGYDCCINLTRSFSSAFYAWLADIPVRVGFNTEGRSFLLTKSISYNKHDFEIDCFADVAALVDVPVSDKTPEVLFDSQAQEKAAALLPYGKICAVHAGYTHPAKTWPARNVAAVIDAIWALDHIPVLIGGKNELAFANEIITHCRRPPVNIVGQTSLLELAAVLQQSKLYIGVDSGPAHLAKAVGTKGIVLFGPTSPVKWGYRDNINLTGGADCSPCYPRTCRDPWCIKKIAAQTVIERLLQV; encoded by the coding sequence ATGAACAACATATTAATATATCGTCTGAATTACCTTGGCGACGTCATAATGGCCACACCGATCGTCCGCGCAGTTAGGCAGCGCTATCCAAACGCCAAGGTAACTTTTGCTACAGCCGCCCATCTTGAACCATTGCTGAAATTCAACCCACATCTTAATGACATCGTCACGACAGACGTGCGTGGACTAAAAACCCTCAAAGGAAGGTTAGCCTGGGCTGCCGTTTTAAAACGCGGTGGCTATGACTGCTGCATCAACCTTACCCGTTCTTTTTCATCGGCTTTTTATGCTTGGCTGGCTGACATTCCGGTGCGTGTCGGTTTCAATACCGAAGGCCGTAGTTTTCTGCTGACAAAATCCATTTCGTATAACAAGCATGATTTTGAAATTGATTGTTTTGCCGACGTCGCCGCCCTGGTCGATGTTCCGGTTTCGGACAAAACTCCGGAAGTGTTGTTCGACAGTCAGGCTCAAGAAAAAGCCGCCGCCCTCTTACCTTACGGCAAGATTTGCGCCGTCCATGCCGGCTATACCCATCCCGCCAAAACCTGGCCGGCCCGAAACGTGGCGGCGGTTATCGACGCCATCTGGGCACTGGATCATATCCCGGTACTAATTGGCGGTAAAAATGAACTGGCATTCGCCAATGAAATTATCACACACTGCCGCCGTCCCCCGGTGAATATTGTCGGCCAGACCAGCCTTCTTGAACTTGCGGCGGTACTACAGCAAAGCAAGTTATATATTGGCGTTGACAGCGGTCCCGCCCACCTGGCCAAAGCGGTCGGCACCAAAGGCATCGTGTTGTTCGGGCCGACCAGCCCCGTTAAATGGGGATACCGGGATAACATTAATCTGACCGGCGGCGCGGACTGCAGCCCCTGCTACCCGCGGACGTGCCGGGACCCCTGGTGTATAAAAAAAATAGCTGCCCAAACGGTGATTGAGCGGCTTTTGCAAGTTTAA
- a CDS encoding HEPN domain-containing protein, whose translation MVDTKDYLQWLAKAENDLKAAKLILVGEQLYDISAFHCQQCVEKALKAYVLYHEGIIMETHSLPRLNQRCAKHDQTFLDFTDSLHILNSFYIETRYPAVDELIVTRANAESAVDVANRVLEYVKSSLNA comes from the coding sequence ATGGTTGATACCAAAGATTATCTGCAATGGCTGGCTAAAGCCGAAAATGATCTTAAAGCCGCCAAACTTATTTTAGTCGGTGAGCAGCTGTATGATATTAGTGCCTTTCATTGCCAGCAATGCGTGGAAAAAGCACTTAAAGCATATGTGCTGTATCATGAAGGTATTATTATGGAAACACATAGCCTGCCTCGCCTCAATCAGCGATGCGCCAAGCATGATCAGACCTTCCTAGATTTTACCGATTCATTACATATTTTAAATTCATTCTACATTGAGACTCGTTATCCAGCAGTAGACGAACTTATCGTTACCCGGGCAAACGCCGAAAGTGCCGTTGACGTGGCTAATCGTGTATTGGAATATGTGAAGAGCAGTTTGAATGCGTAA
- a CDS encoding bifunctional heptose 7-phosphate kinase/heptose 1-phosphate adenyltransferase: MPNNLLELIAGLSNRKIMIIGDMVADVYLEGKISRISREAPVLILEHAGETVVPGGAANAVHNAATLGGRIYAVGVIGNDSAGSELARILSEKGVITAGLIVDNSRPTITKTRVMAGGQATVRQQVVRIDREAKTPLSASIEAAVLDYIGKHIPAMDAVVMSDYGSGTVTPAVIAQVVAACRRANIPCIVDSRYNILAFTGVTVVKQNETEAAAAVGLKALDDHTLIAAAEKIRERLAAEAVLLTRGPDGMTLFDAQGQITNIPVTNKSEVYDVTGAGDTVVAAMTLALAAGASYLEAARLANFAAGIVVRKPGTATTTPEELREAVAKFYENRQ, translated from the coding sequence GTGCCGAATAATCTCCTGGAACTAATTGCTGGACTATCCAACCGCAAAATTATGATTATCGGGGACATGGTCGCCGATGTTTACCTCGAAGGTAAAATTTCCCGCATTTCGCGCGAAGCGCCAGTGCTCATCCTGGAGCATGCCGGCGAAACCGTTGTCCCCGGCGGTGCGGCCAATGCGGTGCATAACGCGGCCACGCTTGGCGGGCGCATCTACGCTGTCGGTGTGATCGGCAATGATAGCGCCGGCAGCGAACTGGCTCGGATATTAAGCGAAAAAGGCGTTATAACCGCTGGCCTGATTGTAGACAACAGCCGGCCGACCATCACTAAGACCCGGGTAATGGCCGGCGGTCAGGCGACGGTACGGCAGCAGGTCGTCCGCATCGACCGCGAGGCCAAGACCCCGCTTAGCGCCAGTATCGAAGCAGCGGTGCTAGACTATATAGGTAAACACATTCCTGCCATGGATGCCGTGGTTATGAGCGATTACGGCAGCGGGACAGTCACCCCGGCGGTAATTGCCCAAGTAGTAGCGGCCTGCCGCCGGGCCAATATTCCCTGCATCGTCGATTCGCGCTACAATATCCTGGCCTTTACCGGCGTGACCGTTGTCAAGCAAAATGAAACCGAAGCGGCTGCGGCGGTCGGACTGAAAGCGCTGGATGATCATACCCTTATTGCAGCCGCCGAGAAGATCCGCGAACGGCTCGCCGCCGAGGCGGTGCTGCTGACGCGCGGCCCGGACGGCATGACCTTGTTTGACGCGCAAGGTCAAATCACGAATATTCCGGTGACCAACAAAAGCGAAGTTTACGACGTAACCGGCGCCGGGGACACGGTGGTGGCCGCCATGACGCTGGCGCTGGCGGCCGGCGCGTCATATCTTGAGGCGGCCCGGCTGGCCAACTTTGCCGCCGGGATTGTCGTGCGCAAACCGGGAACAGCCACAACCACGCCGGAGGAACTGCGAGAGGCGGTCGCGAAATTCTATGAAAATCGTCAGTAG
- a CDS encoding LptA/OstA family protein, translating into MYNKNKLLLGILALLLAFGSAAGGEAAAAKADKPAAQTQANLPIVIEADKLYFSDLTGDLYAQGNVQVTQGEDKLLAALVQGNTKQGEVWVDGQATFLQPGTELIGRKSRYNYQQHTGSILKASGIIGKDRVKAENINILPDRYILNDSTVTRCPAVVPDYHISARKIEIWPGEKMIVYDAKFWIKDKVIFSLPKYQKSLVNKETTTEFPRVGYSSENGFSIAQYLETPVLGEVAAFADLAYYSKRGFEPTYGLVTRQSGYTLQMTYGSEDNADHEWVDKEPDFALKFKPYRLGNTSLTANFSASAGKWSEGAVTGTRRSYNFYLANDPIKLSDTLVLTLGGGYEKVFYGYNDTTNNIWRYDLKLTAKPNNRLEAWTGYSYNNQSSISPYQYDRIDTPRELYGGFMYRIDRMNGFGLKLSYDVDVDRVKDLDYTWRRNLHCWEADITYRAKRDQFNIKVSAVQW; encoded by the coding sequence ATGTATAATAAAAATAAACTCCTCTTAGGGATATTGGCGCTATTGCTGGCCTTCGGGTCCGCTGCCGGCGGCGAGGCGGCCGCGGCCAAGGCAGACAAGCCCGCGGCGCAAACCCAGGCAAATTTGCCGATCGTCATCGAAGCCGACAAACTGTATTTTAGCGACCTTACCGGCGACCTCTATGCCCAGGGCAACGTCCAGGTAACCCAGGGCGAGGACAAGCTGCTCGCCGCTTTGGTCCAGGGCAACACCAAACAAGGCGAGGTCTGGGTGGACGGCCAGGCGACTTTCTTGCAGCCGGGTACAGAACTTATCGGGCGCAAAAGCCGGTATAACTATCAGCAACATACCGGCAGCATTCTCAAGGCCTCCGGCATTATCGGGAAAGACCGGGTCAAAGCGGAAAATATCAACATATTGCCTGACCGGTATATCTTAAACGACAGCACGGTAACGCGCTGTCCGGCGGTAGTTCCCGATTACCATATCAGTGCGCGCAAAATCGAAATCTGGCCGGGCGAAAAAATGATTGTATATGATGCCAAGTTTTGGATCAAAGATAAAGTCATTTTTAGTTTACCCAAGTATCAGAAGTCATTAGTCAACAAGGAGACTACCACCGAATTCCCCCGGGTGGGCTATTCGTCCGAAAATGGGTTCAGTATTGCCCAATACTTAGAAACGCCGGTATTGGGCGAGGTTGCCGCCTTTGCTGACCTCGCATACTATTCTAAACGGGGCTTTGAGCCGACATACGGTTTAGTGACCAGGCAGTCGGGTTACACTCTGCAAATGACCTATGGCAGTGAAGATAACGCTGATCATGAATGGGTTGACAAGGAACCGGACTTTGCCTTAAAGTTCAAGCCCTATCGCCTGGGCAATACCTCGCTAACCGCTAATTTTTCGGCCAGCGCCGGCAAGTGGTCCGAGGGCGCCGTCACCGGGACCAGGCGGAGTTATAATTTCTACCTGGCCAATGATCCGATCAAGCTAAGCGACACCCTTGTCTTAACGCTTGGCGGCGGCTATGAAAAAGTCTTCTATGGCTACAACGATACTACCAACAATATTTGGCGCTATGATCTAAAGTTGACGGCCAAACCGAACAACCGGCTCGAAGCCTGGACCGGTTATTCATACAACAATCAAAGCAGTATTTCACCATATCAGTATGACCGCATTGATACCCCCCGTGAACTTTATGGCGGATTTATGTACAGAATTGACCGCATGAATGGGTTTGGCCTCAAACTGAGTTATGACGTCGACGTTGATCGAGTGAAAGACTTGGACTACACCTGGCGGCGGAACCTGCACTGCTGGGAAGCCGACATAACTTATCGCGCCAAACGCGACCAGTTTAATATTAAGGTGTCTGCCGTCCAATGGTAG
- a CDS encoding porin: MKKRLLAAAVAAMITLSAASVFAAPNVETNGDVKLHYRWNTEDGAADKEGGKFWLRLNVKAQLDDKTDAYLRFAHQKLTGDNVGADFNQEYSNYDEDSATSLDRFGVVYKNSGWTYNLGRQGATVGALATLFSTEGYMGIRMGAVEGLSVTGKSGVTDIKFIGGRLWDDRENKEDKVYALQASYSPAKDWTVGAIVGKYNYADATKDDTNHWAVNTAYTVGKATYLAEYTKSNADNNDTAYALGATYAFDKKNSAYAFYSRVEANGDMGGGWTDFDNNQKGLYLGYDYVIDKDTTFSLFYKDMTYISGEKKDKDNTSFRTTVTYKF; encoded by the coding sequence ATGAAAAAACGTTTACTAGCCGCAGCCGTCGCGGCCATGATTACCCTTTCTGCCGCCTCCGTCTTCGCGGCGCCAAATGTTGAGACCAACGGCGACGTAAAACTGCATTATCGTTGGAACACCGAAGATGGAGCTGCCGACAAAGAAGGCGGCAAGTTCTGGCTGCGTTTAAACGTCAAGGCGCAACTTGATGACAAGACCGATGCTTACCTGCGCTTTGCCCACCAAAAACTTACCGGTGACAATGTTGGCGCTGATTTTAACCAAGAATATTCCAATTATGATGAAGATAGCGCTACTTCGCTAGACCGTTTCGGCGTTGTCTACAAAAACAGCGGCTGGACCTACAACCTCGGTCGTCAGGGCGCGACGGTCGGTGCTTTGGCTACTCTTTTCAGCACTGAAGGCTATATGGGTATCCGGATGGGTGCCGTTGAGGGCCTGTCCGTTACTGGCAAGTCCGGTGTGACCGACATTAAGTTTATTGGCGGCAGACTGTGGGATGACAGGGAAAACAAAGAGGACAAAGTCTACGCTTTGCAGGCTTCTTATAGTCCGGCTAAGGACTGGACGGTCGGGGCCATTGTCGGCAAGTACAACTACGCTGACGCTACCAAAGACGACACCAACCACTGGGCGGTCAACACTGCCTACACTGTAGGCAAAGCTACCTATCTCGCTGAATACACCAAGTCCAACGCTGACAATAATGACACCGCTTATGCCCTTGGCGCCACCTACGCCTTCGACAAGAAAAATTCCGCTTACGCTTTCTACAGCCGAGTTGAAGCCAATGGCGACATGGGCGGCGGCTGGACCGACTTTGACAATAACCAAAAAGGCCTGTACCTCGGCTACGACTACGTTATCGACAAAGACACTACTTTCAGCCTGTTCTACAAAGACATGACATACATTTCTGGCGAGAAAAAAGATAAAGATAACACCTCCTTCCGCACCACCGTTACCTACAAATTCTAA
- a CDS encoding nucleotidyltransferase domain-containing protein, whose amino-acid sequence MTHYQALGPITDYLVKNYSPEKIIVFGSCARRAVRPHSDIDLCLVLPAADKRQLRAEIGRGLMELVDYDVDLIIMTPEEWERDAYRSGTFAGLIREKGVVLYG is encoded by the coding sequence ATGACGCACTATCAGGCACTAGGCCCGATAACCGATTATCTTGTTAAAAACTATTCGCCCGAAAAAATAATTGTTTTTGGTTCATGTGCCCGCCGCGCTGTCCGGCCGCATAGCGACATCGACCTTTGCCTGGTCTTGCCGGCAGCCGACAAGCGCCAGCTCCGGGCGGAAATTGGGCGCGGCCTGATGGAACTTGTCGACTACGATGTCGACCTGATTATCATGACACCCGAGGAATGGGAGCGCGATGCCTACCGGTCCGGTACGTTCGCCGGGCTGATCCGCGAAAAAGGAGTTGTCTTATATGGTTGA